TGGGGCTGAGGCGGCCACTCCTGTCGTATTGTGACAGTCACGTGACGGCGGGTGGCGCCAGACGTTTGTTCGTCGGGGGCGTGGGGGTTCGGCAGCCAGCGACGGACTCCTCCCCTGCCCCGTCCGTCGTCGGAGCCCTGGCGGCGCGTGGCCTGGCCGGGCCCCCGTCGCCATGGACACTCCTCCCGAGGGCCGCTGTGGGCGCGCGCCCTTAgcgctccccccctcctcccgcgCGCTGCCTGGGGGGAGCGAGTCCAGTGGCCGTTTGCGGGACCGGTGACCTCGGCGCGCCCCTGCCGGCCGCCCGGTGCTCGCCGCGCGCTGCGGTGTTTGCCGGGGAACGGCCTCTGGGTGTCGGGTCTGGCTTCGTTGGGATCcagggccccagcctggggccgaTCGCTTCGCCCCGGTTCCTCCGCCCCCAGTCGGGTCAACAACGCCGGACTGAGGCACCGGGAAATTAGCGATGGGGCTATATAGCTACCCGGGAgactgactgggggggggggctccctttATTTGAAGTTAGTCGCTTACGTTAAATGTTTCAACTAAAAATCTCATCTCGAACATTTGATTTTCAACATTGTGAGATCATCACCCAGGTGCGAGTTTCCCCAGTTATCAGTCTTCCAGCCCAGGCAGGCGGCGAATCTATAGAAAATTCTAAACCTTGGACCTAAGCCTAACTATTTTTCTGATGGAGTTCACCTTTTAAGTTTTTCTTTATGAACGTAAATAAGTCACATCCTCTTTAATTACTGAGTTGTGTTGACCTGGAGGGACTTCCAGTATTATGTACAAGCAGAAAGCTTCTATTATAATTGTACTAATAAATAGAAAACTCTATCCATAGTCTCCAGTTATGAAAGAATTTCTGATTTCTAGATATTTacaaccacttttgaaaatgtacagtAAAGTTGACTTGTGATGGGTGAAGGGTTGTAAACAGTTCGATAAATGATCGTTTGGACCAGTCATTCAAACTTAGTGATGACCCTTACTTCTATTCTAGCATGAGTATAGATAAACAGTTTGAACTACTAATATTGATTTGCACACGTAGTGTTTATTGGATATGTGatcaaaataataaatgtattaatttttattttttttttacaggtacAACATGCAAGTAAACAAATTGCTGCTGACAAACAGTACAAGGGTATCATTGATTGCGTAGTGCGTATCCCAAAGGAGCAAGGAATGCTGTCCTTTTGGCGTGGGAATTTGGCAAATGTCATCAGATATTTCCCCACTCAGGCTCTCAATTTTGCTTTCAAGGATAAGTATAAGCAGGTGTTCTTAGGAGGAGTGGACAAGCACACTCAGTTTTGGAGGTATTTTGCTGGTAACCTGGCCTCTGGTGGTGCAGCTGGTGCCACTTCTCTCTGCTTCGTCTATCCCTTGGATTTTGCAAGAACCCGTTTGGCTGCTGATGTTGGAAAAGCTGGTGCTGACAGAGAATTCAGAGGTCTGGGGGACTGTCTAGTCAAAATTACCAAGTCTGATGGTCTGCGTGGCTTATATCAAGGGTTCAATGTGTCTGTGCAGGGTATCATCATCTATAGAGCTGCCTACTTTGGAATCTATGATACAGCAAAAGGTAACTTATAGGGCGACCTggaaagttgcacaggcaaccttaatttggggcatttcctaacttttgagtgcttgactgcaATATGAAAGctttaatgtagctttttgtatataatttcatTCTGTGCTATTGCTTTGGAGATGCATATAAGTCTGTGATAATTTGTTATTTTATTGGAGCCATTAGTATCAGCCTGCTTCTAGTTACTGGCGCCACTACTTGTTTTATTGTTAGTCAAACTACCTTCCAGCATTAAAGACCTAAGTGTAGAATCTTGCTATCCTGTCAATGTTTTGTATAATACTGGAGAAAATACtgtttaaatcttttaaaaatgtaaaatgctaTTTGTGGATTGACAAAGTATTTGTGGACTACATATGGTGATAGAGCAGCTTACCACACTTTTAGCAGAAACAAGTTCCAATAATGAGATAGAGTAGCTTCAATTTTTTTGACTTGATAGATTACTGAGGCATATCGCTGCTATCACAGTAATACAGGTTATATTTCTCTTAAACAAGTTAGTGTTTTTATGGGCTACTTCAGCAAACTTTACTCTAAAGGCTATGAATATTtgacctcccctccttcccccttctatTTTTCAGTCTCAAAAGTTTCCAAGATATTCTAAAACCAACATATTTCAAATCCTTGGGCGATTCATTGATAAAAATACTTTTTCTAATCAGTTATAAAAACAAAAGCACTTTATCGTTAATTTAAATTTCTGAAACAGTATATTAACGATCTTTGGAAGAGAGATGTAAGTGTGGTCATGGTGCAACATTTCATCCATTGCCATCCTTATAGTAGACTGAGTTTCTTTCTCTTGTAAAACTTTGAATGACAGGTGCTTTTGTAAAATGTGAGAGTTTGAGGAGGGAGTGGGTATAAAACTAGAAGTTATGTTATGGTGTCTTTATTGCAGGCATGCTCCCAGATCCCAGAAACACTCACATTGTGATAAGCTGGATGATTGCACAAACAGTGACTTCTGTGGCTGGTGTTATCTCCTATCCTTTTGATACAGTGCGGCGTCGAATGATGATGCAGTCAGGACGTAAAGGAGGTATGGTCTTGATATTTATTAGTCTAAAACTTTTGTTCTGCAGTTTAGCAATGGTAATGATACTTGCCAGTGCTTTTGACTTAGTGCAAAAGCTGGTAACTTCAGTTCAGTTTATTTTTTGAGCAGTATTTAATTTTCTTAGAACAAATCCATCAGCACATTTTATATAGTGTGAAACCGATTGTCTTAAGCAATGATTGTCATAAGGATTTAAAATCACAAGACTAGCTTTTAGGGAACTAGTactttgtaatatttacaaaTGAGTTTGGTACTTGTATTGAGGCTGCTGTTTTTATGTAGGGCAGTGTTTGATCTTTATGTGGTATGGGTAATTGGCAAATAGGTAACGCCACATGGGCAATTACAGCTTCATGATCATTTACTGTCTCAGTTAGGTTTTAATAAAATTGAAGTTTTCCCATTATAACATTAAGTTGCAGTTAAGAAAAATACTGAAGCAAATAATctaaattgggggaaaaaattcatttctCCACAGCTGACATCATGTACTCCGGAACAATTGACTGTTGGAAGAAGATTGCAAGGGATGAAGGAGGAAAAGCTTTTTTCAAGGGTGCATGGTCCAACGTTCTCCGAGGCATGGGTGGTGCTTTTGTGCTCGTGCTGTACGATGAATTAaagaaagtaatttaaaaacagCCTAACTAGAATTGGTAACCAAGTTGAGCAGATCATGTAGAATAACTTTACCATTATGGACCATTGACCTTCAAGAAATTCCTGTGTTGTCTTATTTATCGGGGCCAGATCACGTTGGTAGATGGGGCTAGAAACTTATCAAGGGAACTGATCCATTTCAAGATTGCCTTTTTTTTGCAGACACTGAAACTGATAGTTTAGCATATTGAATTTTCTGTATCAATGTTGGGATATCAGTGGCAGTAGTTCTGGGTCCACAGAAGCAGTTTGGGCAAAGaaagttgtggtttttttttttttttttttttccctatatTTGCCCTCCGATCATTCTCTAGTTTCCTGTCTTATAGGACCATAAAATTGTTTGCATATTTGTTTAACAAATCATGTCTATTCCACTTGTATTTAAGCACTCTGTACCATTTTGCACAGCTGAACCTTTAGCAAGTATGTTCTTTTAAATTGGGGCATTCTGCTGTAAAACAATAAATATACTTACTCTGTTGAAACTAATTATATTGAAGCTTTGGCTCTCCTGGGGAACTTTTGCAAACATCTTTTCATAAGAACATTCCAGTTTCACCTTATACCTTCACTGCTTGAACCAGCACATTACAACATGGTATATTCATATTATCTCTCTAAACAGGGTTAGGTCTGGTAAATGCTTGGATGGGACATTTCCATGGAAGATATAGGTGCTGTACACAATGGTGTCATGAAGTGGCAAACTTCCATCAGTCATTCAATTCTCTGTGCTTGATATAAAGAGTATACTGTGCTACTGGAGGTGGCTTTTTGGATGAGTTTGTCTTGGCTTGGGTCTCAGCTACCTGGTCCCTAGTGTAAAGTCATTTCTTATGTAGCAGCTTAAAGGTCCCAAACAGGGATTTAAATTCCATTCTGCTAGTAAATCACTACTGCAGAGTGATGTCAGACTATGCTCTAATTCTGACTCTGTTTCATATATACTTTGCATGTTGTAAATGATTGCAAAAGGTGCAAGGCAGCTAAGAATCAAGCcctaaaaaataaaaggcaagGGAGTAttagttttttgtgtgtttgtttttaaataacgaAGCTGTTCACTAAGACCTAAATATGTTTTAAGTTGGGTGACCTGTCCACATTTCACTGTAAAGGTATTACTGTTCCCGGTAAGCAATGACCATACATAGTATCTGGTATCGCCCTTGGATTAGTTTTGATCAATgaatgctttagaggaaggtgaaacTTAAATTGAGCTTAAATTTGTTTTGGGATAACATTtgtaggggaggggggaggcttgATTTCCATAGTAATCTAAAGGACTATGTAGTTTAGAATACTTGAAGTGGAGAGGCTATAAAAGAACTATAACAGGCAGACTTAATTTCCTTGGTGGAGGAGCTGTGTATGGCCAGCATCAGCCATCTGTACTTTAATCGCCCCCTATTGCTGTAATGGTTCAGCCCCTATAAAACACTCTACAGCACAGAAGTAATTTAGATCCTTCGTTCCCCTTGTCATCCAGGCTGTGCCTTCTCTGCTTAGCCCTGTGCTAGGTGCAGCAAAGAATCTGTCCACAGATCTCTGTAGTCTTGTCATTCACACcacaagtttttttgtttttgtttttctcggTACAGTATAAAtagctttttgggggggaaagctgTGTTTTCTACATCAACAGAATGGTTTACTAGTCAATTATACTTGTCCAAATACACCACAGGCAATTTGTGTTGCGCATTATTACTGATGGCGTAACTTACATGTGTGACAAGC
The Emys orbicularis isolate rEmyOrb1 chromosome 1, rEmyOrb1.hap1, whole genome shotgun sequence DNA segment above includes these coding regions:
- the SLC25A6 gene encoding ADP/ATP translocase 3, with the translated sequence MADQALSFAKDFLAGGVAAAISKTAVAPIERVKLLLQVQHASKQIAADKQYKGIIDCVVRIPKEQGMLSFWRGNLANVIRYFPTQALNFAFKDKYKQVFLGGVDKHTQFWRYFAGNLASGGAAGATSLCFVYPLDFARTRLAADVGKAGADREFRGLGDCLVKITKSDGLRGLYQGFNVSVQGIIIYRAAYFGIYDTAKGMLPDPRNTHIVISWMIAQTVTSVAGVISYPFDTVRRRMMMQSGRKGADIMYSGTIDCWKKIARDEGGKAFFKGAWSNVLRGMGGAFVLVLYDELKKVI